The proteins below come from a single Eucalyptus grandis isolate ANBG69807.140 chromosome 3, ASM1654582v1, whole genome shotgun sequence genomic window:
- the LOC104437716 gene encoding coiled-coil domain-containing protein 93 — MFGPVLELQGMRKILFGSLMGGLGAARTTFASRYSDPEEKLMRMCILEEMQLLHEKIRAAKVDSVVHRLMLLMKSLKALEKKELDCQYDHTAKKSDLEAKIIHLEEKISNNCDSKSLHDDLDHCISISLEKLHLAKKDLAARLRMVLSVKQQLGDVPSQSELIQYEHRFSELNMNIEEIHRQTRKYYATYNALLELKELMLKETSLLNSLNSQFQEAISDTAGRLKLIDSMEGILKGIKQKLQKVQEGIQADQRVCNTLREKYAAAAASQRRGSSLLRALQEEIERNQRLKSELRSRNAATPCEVEVIGSL; from the exons ATGTTCGGACCCGTGTTGGAGTTACAGGGGATGAG GAAAATACTCTTTGGCAGCTTGATGGGTGGATTAGGTGCTGCAAGAACTACTTTTGCGTCTAGATACAGCGATCCAGAGGAAAAG CTGATGAGAATGTGTATTTTAGAAGAGATGCAACTCTTACACGAGAAAATCAGGGCAGCAAAAGTCGATTCTGTGGTTCACCGATTAATGTTGCTCATGAAGTCACTGAAG GCcttggaaaagaaagaattggaTTGCCAATATGATCACACTGCAAAGAAATCAGATTTGGAAGCCAAGATTATTCACTTGGAGGAGAAAATATCCAACAACTGTGATAGCAAGAGTCTCCATGATGATTTAGACCATTGTATTAGCATATCACTGGAAAAGTTGCACCTTGCGAAGAAG GACCTAGCAGCTAGACTGAGGATGGTATTGTCTGTAAAGCAGCAACTTGGAGATGTGCCTTCCCAATCGGAACTTATTCA GTATGAACACCGCTTTTCTGAGTTGAATATGAATATTGAA GAAATTCATAGACAAACACGTAAATACTATGCAACATATAATGCACTTTTGGAGCTTAAAGAGCTAATGCTGAAGGAAACATCATTATTGAATTCGCTAAATTCCCAG TTTCAAGAGGCCATAAGTGATACTGCTGGTCGCCTGAAACTTATTGATTCCATGGAAGGAATTCTGAAGGGCATAAAACAG AAGCTACAGAAAGTGCAAGAGGGGATCCAGGCTGATCAGAGAGTCTGCAATACACTCAGGGAGAAGTATGCGGCAGCAGCAGCTAGTCAGAGACGCGGTTCTAGTCTGTTAAGAGCTCTTCAG GAGGAAATCGAGAGAAACCAGAGACTTAAGAGTGAACTTCGGTCCAGAAATGCTGCTACACCATGTGAAGTCGAGGTGATAGGAAGTTTGTGA
- the LOC104437717 gene encoding gibberellin 3-beta-dioxygenase 1 produces MFNLDGDHFSIPAIDLDSPDAIEMAGHACKIMGIFQVTNHGIPSSLLREVESQAWRFFTLPARAKVKALRSPSGATGYGIARIAPFFNKFMWHEGFTMMGSPLEHAREVWPHGYRKFCEVMEDYQDKMKALSERLLAMILKYLGISEHDVDWPRLRSNACTALQLNSYPRCPDPRQAMGLAPHTDTFLLTILHQNHSAHGLQVHMEGRGWVPVFPMNGALVVNVGDMLHIMSNAMFPSVVHRVIPSENTHRLTVGYFYGPPTDFHVGPIHGLTQASGREGAARFRSITVKDYVQMKAENLEKALSMIRIK; encoded by the exons ATGTTCAATTTAGATGGCGATCACTTCTCAATTCCAGCCATCGATCTCGATAGCCCGGATGCGATCGAAATGGCGGGTCATGCATGCAAAATTATGGGCATATTCCAGGTCACCAACCACGGAATCCCTTCAAGTCTTCTGAGGGAGGTTGAGTCGCAAGCCTGGCGGTTTTTCACGCTCCCCGCAAGAGCCAAGGTAAAGGCCCTCAGGTCCCCCAGTGGAGCTACAGGCTATGGCATCGCTCGGATCGCACCGTTCTTCAACAAGTTCATGTGGCATGAAGGGTTTACCATGATGGGATCACCATTGGAGCATGCTAGGGAGGTTTGGCCTCATGGGTATCGCAAGTTTTG TGAAGTAATGGAAGACTATCAGGACAAAATGAAGGCGCTCTCAGAGAGACTACTCGCCATGATCCTGAAGTACCTCGGCATATCCGAGCACGATGTCGACTGGCCGCGACTCCGGAGCAACGCCTGCACTGCGCTGCAGCTGAACTCGTACCCGCGGTGTCCCGATCCGCGCCAGGCCATGGGGCTCGCGCCGCACACCGATACCTTCCTCTTGACAATTCTTCATCAAAACCACAGCGCACATGGGCTCCAAGTCCACATGGAAGGCCGAGGCTGGGTTCCCGTGTTTCCCATGAACGGTGCACTTGTGGTGAACGTGGGTGACATGCTCCACATCATGTCCAATGCCATGTTCCCTAGTGTCGTTCACCGGGTGATCCCAAGTGAGAATACGCACCGGCTAACCGTCGGTTACTTTTACGGACCCCCGACGGATTTTCACGTCGGCCCTATTCATGGACTCACACAGGCCTCAGGCCGAGAGGGCGCTGCTCGGTTCCGGTCCATCACGGTGAAGGATTACGTTCAGATGAAGGCCGAGAATCTTGAGAAGGCACTCTCTATGATTAGGATTAAGTGA